CCACTTTAATAAAAGTGAGTTCTCAAGCCAGTAGGATCTGCTGaatgattttttattattatcaaaCTCAGTAACAGGATCACTAGTGACATCATGAAGTCTCTAAGTGCTAAGCCAAAGTCCTTGGTTAGAGAGGAGGAAGGCTTCTAATTAATAAAGTGTGTATCACCTGTATCCAACtccaacagcaaaaggagatgGAGTAAGAGACATAAGAATGAATGAAGACAGTCagtgatcaaaaaaaaaaaagaaaaaataaccaatAGCAGAAAtccaattattttatttctaaaagggtgattaaaacatatttttgtgcATCTTTATTTAAATTGAAGGTAAACATAAAATGTGCCAAACTGGCATAACTGCAAGCTATGTGTACGTCCTCACCCTATCATGGCATTTGCAACCTGTCCCTACTGTTCTGTCAACAAGATGTCAGACATGTTCCTCCACTGAGATGTGAATGAAGGAATTTTCCCTTCTCTAAGGTGTCAACAAAAAGATTGTTCCTGCAGATTTCTGTTTAGGCATGATTAGCTAAGAACTGACATTAAATAATAAGTGTTTAGCCAACAACCGTATGTACAACTGATCAAACTTccattccttttctgcagggtTCAGACCTGAACAAGCAAGCAAGCTTAAGAGTCACAAGCCAAAGCTCTAACTCCAAGACACTGGGGTAGGCTTGGTTATACATAGTTGTATCTGACCTGACAAGAAAGCTTCTAAGCTAGGGACATTCAAGGTAGTTTAGTGCCATTTGATATTGAGGGAGGGCAACCATTAACAACTGGGCAACCGAATACTATTTGCTGAGCCCGTTTTGCAAATAACACCTTTTGATTCTGTCCTTTCCCACTGCACATGTATCTCCTAGTGCTCCTGCCGCTTCTTAGTAAATTCTCTGCCCACTAGCTGATGACTGCCTTCACCCAGCTCAATCCCCAAGGCCTGCAAGCCTTCTTACATACCGACAAGAAGCAGATGGCCTCCCTCCAACTTACTTTTAGTTGTCATAGTGTGACTGCTCGTGTTTGTGCTGAACAGAGCCCCGAGCCTGGTGAGATAGCACCTCTGACAGTTTTTGCAGTAGCAGCCATCACTGAATACATTTCAAgtgattaattttcttaaaaataaaaataaacctagtGAGTGCACATGTGCtaacaagttaaaaataataataagtgTCTGTGACCATGCTGCTTCTGTCTGAATCCTTCAGGGGAAGTCAGTTGCTAAGAACAACTTACGCAGCTTGCCATATTTCTATGTGTTAAACAACAACCAAATAACTATAGGCAAAAGTCCCAGCTGTCAAGCATGAGAAGTGTAGGGGCTTATCGGGGGAGTACAAGGCATTTTGCTCCTGTGTTATGTACGCATATTAGAtaagttaaaaggaaaatgaaatgaggCAAGAGTGGGAAGCGTGCTACCATCTCTTCAAAATACCATGCCCAaaagtttacagaaaaaattCTGTTCGACCAGTAGCGCTGTTCTTTATATAGTGCTCCCAACAGTGCTTTACAGCGTAATCTTTCCCAAGGTGAGTGCATTACCAGCTCTTTCAGATAGCAAGAAGGCTGAACTTTGTTCAGCTGCCCATATAGGATTTCTCTTCTGGGTAGGTCTCAGATACCATGAGAGGAACTGGAGGCAAGTGTTAGAAGTAGCATCCGTGACTGCTGACTCATTCcatagaaaaaacatttgggCCTCACTTTTCAATCTGTCAGTCTAGGTCCTTTTTATgagatgttttctttcaaactgcCACAAACCAATATTGATTTGTAGGACAGAGGCAAGAAAAGCCATCTTTGTTCCTTCACGCAcaaataaagactgaaaaagttACTTAGGCTTTTAACAAAAGTCTTTTGATTTTTCATGACTTCGCTTTATTTCCAGGGTCTTACTGTTCAGCCATAAAACTTAGCCCTGGGTTGAAACCTGACACACAAGCTATGAGCTCagaattttggtttttaacatACATATTGGAAAACCTGAAGAAGAcgccttcctcctcccattGCCAGCATTCAACACATGCTATACATGGCATCCCTAGTGATTTTACTGGTGGTCGTACATGGAAAGGATGCTGAGACATGCTAATCATGACAATTAGGAGATGGcaccttttcttcatttccccaAACTTCTACTTGTAACATAGGAAGGAGGTATTGTTTTGCCACTTTGAGAGTTTGGCTCTATGTATGTGGTATTTAAACAATAAACACGGAGCAAATAGAATAATTTCTAAGACTTGAAGTGGATAAGTCAAAATTTTCAAGCTGAAATGTGACGAGAGGCAGGTCAGTATAACTAGCAAGTCACAGATCCAAGAAAATGATGAGAATACAGAGGGTCAGTGATCTGCAGACTTGCAATTATCCACAtagggctttaaaaaaaaatgtgttaacaGCATCTGTACTGTCTCTTGGCTCCATGTGGTTTAGGCAGGCACTCGAATGTGGTAGAGGTTTTACTGCCTATCAAGATACTGATTCGTAAACTGAAAGTTCTCTTTGTGGACCTTAACACAACGATTTTTAAAAGGTCATGAAGCATCACAGAACTCTGTCAAGTCAATATTTCATGTTCTATTAATTCCCTACTTAGCCATTTTTTTTGATTGGTTAAATTTAGTGTTTGTAAACCTCCTAGCTCCATATTTACCTGAAAAGGCTCAAAAGAGCTATTTCAGGCTGATGGATAAACACATACTTAGAGAATTCCTAATATGGAGTTTACATAAtacacacactgaaaaaaaaatgttatttaaacaaGTAATAAGGGATGGGCATAAAAAAAGCATCACTGTGAAAACCTGTACAATTACATGTGTATGCTGTTAATTAATTATGGCCTTATATGTAAAGAATGTTCTCATCTCATAATTTTCTCTGAATATGCCTAGCTCTGCGTATATAGAGCGATAGAACTATTTGTTTATTAGTTCTTAATGAATGTTAGTTGTTGATCATCACATGATACAGTTTCAGTCACTTGCGCATCTTACCCAAATGACTGTTATATAGGAAGAAACTACTGCAGAACTAAAATCAATGAGCATATAAAATCTCTCACCATGAGCTTCTAGCATATGCTCCAATTTTAGAAGGTGATTGTAGACATTCAGTCTGATTCATTCTTCAGAAACCCACCATTAGGTGTTTGGAGATATGAGGTAAAACACTGACTACCTGCTTATAAATGGGACATCATCCCTTCAGTACACTGAAGGAGAGAACAACTTTCACTTGGAAAAACAGTGTGATAATGCACTGTGATAATAAAGATTATTATGCGTGTGCACAAGGGAACTGATATTGCTTACACAGCTGATTTTGAGTGGTTGTGAGTGGTTGACTTGGGAACTAtagccttttcttttgcttgtttttataGAATCTTTTAGTATATAcataaaatgtataaataataataatgtatttattaatgtTGATGCAATGTGAAGGCTAAGAAAGAAAGTACACAAAGATATGTGAAATCAAAACTATTGACTCCTGATCACTCCAATTATTCTATCTGTAGAGCCATCTGTAAGTTATCCTGACTAATTTAAGCCAAAGAATTTAAAACCTTAACTTATATTAATTTGCCTTTAGTGCTTACTTTAAATTCTGATAAAGTTCTACTGCACATTCAAATTCTCCATTCAGACACATTCTGAATGTACTTATTTACACAACTGAAATCTGTGCTTTTCCCCACAACAATGTAATGCTGTGggatgaaaaatacatttctgacaAAAACTGCTATGTTTCAGAGgaattaaaaatcatttttaggGTAGTATTGATACTAATTATGATTGATTTTGATTTACTTTACATTTGATAAActtgttaaattaaaaatatggaaGTGCAGTTGGTATAAGTGCAGCTATTGGTATATagatattttgaaaatcaaaggaaaaaaatattttcaacagaaatattcCCTTGTGTGCCCTGCCTTGCATTTGTTGCACATTCAAGACTTCCATCAATTTTAAATGGGAGTTCTGGGTGTGTCAGCTCTGTAAGACTGGTTCTGCATAGGGAAATGTGACACAtagaaaggaactgaaaaagagaattcACCTTGGAAACTTTCACTGGGTTGTACAATTTGCCACTGTGTTCAATATATTTCAAAGGTATCCCATAATAGCTAGTAGTTCTTTACAAAGGTCACTGTAAAACCGTATCCTGTATTACTACGTGTTTCAGAAAGTGTTCCTTGTTTGCCAGCTGTTCAACTGAACTTTGTTAATGAAGGCAAAGTTTTCTAGGGTTATCACTCTGACCCTTAAACTGCATTATCTAGACAACCATAaaccttataaaaaaaaaagacacaaaaaggtTTATAAAACATTCTCTTAGCAGATCCTGTTTCCAGCCTCACCTTTTGATCTGAAGTTGGTTTTAAGCTCTTGCCACCATGCCTGCTGATTACAATGGGACGTGGGAAATGGAAAGCAATGAAAACTTTGAAGGCTACATGGTTGCTTTaggtaaatgaaaaaatattaactatatagagataaagagaaaatgtttcaatTATAAGTAAAATCCTTCTAAAAGGTAATGAGACTATTTCTGTAATGTGCATTGTGGCATAAGGGTTTCTGCCAATCAAAGTAATTGTAATGTACTTATAATTACAAAGATCTAAGTATATAAGCAAGAGAAGACTTGTAGCCAAAGATATTAGTCTTTATTTAGATAAACGAAAAAACAGATatagatggggaaaaaaaacaaaaccaacaggcTTTCAGATACAGAAGCTCTTTTTTATTCCTGGTATATACTTACTGTAATAGTCAAGCCACAACTTGATTGGCTCTGTTAAAGAGGAATAGGATATTCTATATCactaaaataacaataatgttTAGTACTTAATTAGTGCTTTGAACTAGTAGAAATTATATGTACGAGTTGCATGGTAAAGGTGATAAAAGcctttaaaagcatttgaagaTAAATGGGCAGATACTTCTGACAATTTTTGTGGGAGTCATCCTTACACAGCAAGGAGACTTAGGTCACAGGAGTTCATAAGCGTATGTTTACATGGTTAATGAAGGTAAATTTCACTTGGCTACAACCATCATTGATGACAACAATTTATGTGTACATGCAGAAAGAGATGTTCTGCTCTTTAGGCAACTTTCATTTACTACTTTGTTAGCTTCTTTGTCATTAGAGGCCTGATAGCCACAGTTTGTGTATCCATTTTACAGGATATTAAGCATAGTCTTTGTAGATGCTAGAATACCAAAACACTGTTAACTGAATGCAAGCAATATCTTTGTTGGTTCATATCAATATAAAGTTTATGTTGTttgtagatttatttttccccacagtgACAAACTCAATTTTTGTAATGACTGGAGATAATTTTATGGGAGAAATGTCTTCTTTTGCTGCACCtattattttcaatataaatTGCCTTTCGAGCATTTTTGTTCTCATAAAGGCATAAACTTTTTGCTCCAGGCAATTATGATTATGCAAGTAGTGTGCAGGAAATCCTTCCTCTCCTTAGGTTAGCAGAGATGTAGATCTTTAAtttgctgaaaagcagaaataatagaAGACGTCAACATTTCTCAAGAATTTCTTCAATACACTCTGGATTGGTATTGAAAGAACAGTTATCACCTTTCCACCACTGCAGTAATTTAGCTGCATTCTAAAAaccgcaaaaaaaaaatgggaattaGATTTATATATGCATGAGAAGTGTAATCTTTAGAATTGGGAATCTTCTCCCAGCTTTACTACATCACAGATGAAGGGCATAAAGGACCGTTGTTTCCTTACCACACATGATGTCTATAAAACTTACAGAACAAAATGACTTACAGTCATTAGAGTTGGCTAATTTAACCTAGATTGGAGGAGTCTGACTGGCTCTGAATCATAAATTAGCATGTGGCAAAAATCaaacctgtattttatttttatgcttacAATTGATAGCCCTCAGGGGCCCAACTGGGTCTATGCACTTCTCATTCCCAGATGTCTCATTGTTTTCTATCTAGTGGTCATTGATCTCTATCTTCTGgtcagcattttctctttttatttctctgcctttctacAGTAGCTGACACCACTGTAAGAGTGATGCTGATAAACAGGAGATTTTTCAGGTTAAAATACCTTGCACCTTTCATCAGAAGTCAAGATCAGACTTGTGGCTTCTTGTGCTTTGTTCAAAAGGTGTTGAGTGAAGTTAATGGAGATCTAAACAACTTCCTTGCTCATATTCCAGAATATTTACTTGTAAAGATGTAGATTATAAAAACAATCCAGTCGTTCAAAATCAATGAGTACGCTGTATAGCCATCTTCCACAAGCTAAGAAAATGTATTCGTTAGGAGGAAAAGTCTAACACATGAAAGGTAATCAGGTAATTAAATCTAACAATTTTCAAGTAATTCTCAATGTCTACACTAGTGACTGATTTAGGAATAACTGCCACAAAATCCTTAACTGAGATGTAAAATTTGATGCTTTAACTGATTTTCTGTTAGTTTTACTCTCATCAAAGAATGTTAATCCTAATTTATCTGTCTGTTCAGattgaaagggaagaaatacacataaacacataaaaataaactctcAGCATTATTCAAAAACAATTGAAAATGTTATAATCTCCTCAAAGCTTCAACTCtcttaaaagagaaatgcaagTTCCACTATTCATAGTTTTTAGCCTTTGCATTTATGGAGAAAAGCTCAATAACTTTAGGGATGTCTGTAAATACTATACACATACACCTGCGAGGTACAAAAAAAATCgtttttcaaaaataagaatGGTTAAGCCAATATGTATTTCAGGAGAAAGGTACACACTAACTGAAGTGATTTGAGTGCTGGGGTTTGACAGTTATGCATAAAGAATAATTACTACTTTATATGCAACTGAAATGTGATTTCAACTTAAATATGCCAACTGCAAGTGAGCCATGGGGCCCATTGAGCTGGATGATACTTAAGTCAGCTCCTAGTTGTCACAAATTTACTATTCCAAGCCATCTTCGTCTGCCTCAGGCTTCTCCCACTGCCTGCCTCAGCATCTGGCCTTACCTACCGTGCTTGCCTCTAGCCCAGTTCTCCCTGCTTTGGCTCTGCTTCAGTCCTGTCTCAGCTCTTTGCTCCAAGACCTGACCTACTTTTGTGGGGTGTTACTGTAACCACCAGTCATGGTGGTCATCCTGCTCTAGTTCTGCCTTCCTTTGTAGTGATAAATTTCATCGTACTTGATAACTCTCTTTTGATAATTGTCTTGATAAAGATCTCTCTacttttttatgtttattccttattttttaGGATGAAAATCAAACACTTGTGGTGTGCatatttcctttccaaaagGATTTGTAATTATGGTGATATCTTTTCACTTGGTTGTAGTGGCCACCTCATTATAGTTACTGTCTTTCCCTCCAGGGTATCATTGGATGAAATCCTTGTATTGTTTATTTCAGTTGAGCTATAACATTTCACTTGTGTTTATcttaaaattcaggaaaaatgtcaGGGAAAAGGAGACCAGCTgctaataaaatgtatttctttgaattttaatttaccCACTGTAGAATTTAAACTGTGATTTTCACTCAAATTAATAAGAACTGTCataatacaaatattaattatatcAGCTTTAAACAAAACTTTAATTATTATCATACTTATATTCTGATCCTTTTATAATAAGTAACCATTTTCCaattttataattctttttGTACTATAAATGCTAGCATGAGCCAGTATGCAGCATTTCCTCATTGCATCTCAGTGGCATCCTTAGAACCATTTCAGTCAGTGGATAAATTATGACTTTGCTATTATTAAATCAAGTGGATTTTTGATCCCTTTCTGATCTTCCATATCGCAGTGGAAATTGGGAGAAAAATGGATGGATTCGGCCTACAATGGGGTCTGGACTACAGGCATCCAGTACTGGGAAGCCTGCTTAAAAAAAGATAGTAACAGTTCATGAGAATAAAAGAACTTGATCCACACAATAGCCTGAAACAAAGCGAGAAGAAGAAGGTGTTAGAATAAGGAGTGCAATATAGATGTATTTTTCCTGGGAAATGCTCAGTTCCTTGCCTACCCTGGGCAGACTGTACTGGAGAGGTACTCACTCAGCTTTATGATAAAATTTTCAAACTGCTTTCCCAATAAGAATGTCAGCAACTGTTTGGGATGAAGGAGCTATTTGCACCAGTTGTCTGGATCTGGCCTTTCATAAGTACATCATGattttttgtgtatatatgcatatatatactaTAAGTTATACTAATTAAAAACTGCTAAtgaattagcaaaaaaaaaatgacaccaaaaacaatgcaaaaagaTGCGTATGGCTATAGGTGATTCtcagaatggaaagaaattacGTGGAAAGGGTGAAAAGATATTCTGCTCTGTTTCTCACAATTTTACATGTGGTTgatattttaagtattaaaGTTGTCAGGTTCAAAGTACactgaggttttattttttaaaattcatccATCCTTTTAATTAATGCATACACATTTCTATACTTTAATTAAAGAATAGTTTTGCCCTTTAAGCCAGAAAATTTGATTTTATCATAAATAtgtttcaaagtattttaatcTACTATAATAGAACAATATATCATTTTCATTGCTTGTATTGTTCAAAATGCAGTTATGAAAACCATGCTTTAATAAAACCTCCCCTGATTTTCCTCCAGGAGCTACAAGACTAATATATTAGTCAGAAATAGCATTTCTTTAGAAgtctagacttttttttttcctcagagagAACTAAATTTTATGTTACCTGGCTATAAATCAGACCCAGAGATACCTTTAATCCACCAGAGCAGATAAAATATACCCAAGAAGTCTTGAATATAAATACTGAACAAGAACATTATTCCCCATgtcacaatttttttcaagcCAATCCTCTTACTCAACTCGATTAGTACTTCACAAGTAGTATAATGAATctaccagaagaaaaagggcTCCATTAGTACATGGCATTGCTGAGCTGACAATGATTAACTTGCATGCGAAACCACTAAAGGATGGCtaacaaaccaaaaccatttttcAATCTCTTGCAGAAGCATGTGAGATTATTTCATTTGCATATAGCACCATAATAAGATTCATTGCCAGCTGGTCAGGAATATTTATTGCAGATGGTAATGCAGCTGGCATTAGGTGGATTGTCTGGGGCAAACTGTCATCATGGTAATATATATTCTCCTTTTGGTAACTTTCAATGCATTCAGTTGCAAGCAGTTGTTTACATTATAATGTTAGTCTTCATCGTGAACAAAATAAGGATGTTAAGGAGATCAGTACTGAAGAAAATGTTGACAGAATATTAAACAGGAACTGTCAAATGCTGTAATTTGATACTTTTTGGACATTTGACTTTGAATTTGTCTCCCTTTAATATCTAAACtacaatttatttctgtgtctgttAACAGTAATGGATAAGTCAGGCCTTTAtttgattgtttcttttttattcatcagtataattttcattatttttaaattaatagatGAACCTCTTTTACACTCCCACAGACTATAGGTTCATCCTAAAAGTAACATGCCAAAATCCCCTTGATTGTATACTCATTCTAACTTGCTCgttttctgaaaatgtgtattattCTGAGATCCTTCTTTTGGGGGTGGCCAACATTTGTAACACTGCAGGACACATACCAGTACCCTCATATGCCTCAGAGCTGCATGATTTACACTGCATGCTTGGAAAAGGGACTGGCTCCCAGGCATAAGAAGATAATAGCGCTCCCGGCATCCCACAGCTTCATGTGTGAGGGAGGTCAAAAGGCAATGTCAGTCTTAATAGCCCCTGTTGCTTCATATTCTCAAAAAAACCTGGAGATTCGGGTGATTTAACGTGCCAGCATCTATTCACTACTGGTTGTATGTTGCAGCTCTGCTCACAATATTCACACAGATATCCTGTTAATAAGCAAATTTATAATCAGTGGAAGATCCTCAAATTGAAAGTCTACTTTCAAACACAAGATTATTATGATTTGAAATGATCTTTTTCCTGCAAAGTGTTGCAGGTGAAAGCGTCATTTGTGGAACTACGTTCcacataaaatgtttctttttttgttatgtgtAAATAGGAGTGctgtggttttttatttttggtaacAAATATTGGAATTTTCATTGTGatactctcttttcttttttttggcagataTTGATTTTGCGACTCGTAAGATTGCAAAACACttgaaacaaaccaaagaaattATTCAAGATGGAgataatttcaaaacaaaaacgCTCAGTACTTTCAGAAACTATGAACTGAATTACACTGTGGGAGTGGAGTTTGAAGAACATACCAAAGGACTAGATAACCGAGTGGTAAAGGTAAAAGTTTGGTACCTGATATCTGTTTACGCTACAGTCAGCACCAGGAGTAAGCAGTTCCAAAAATCAGCtgaatacatgaaaaaaaccgCCAGTATTTTACAGACATAAGAAGttttttataaagcagaaataatttgcaTCTTGagacagttttctttccttctacaAGCATTTATTATAAATGCAAATCAGGATGCTTACTCAGATACATGAGGACAATCATTAAGTACGTCTTTTTCTAGTAGGggatttttccagcttttctatTATACACATTTATGTATTCACAAAGtagcaaaactgtatttttaccTATGTGCCTTCATTAATGAAACTGTGAATTTATCCCTTTGAATTTAGGACTTTCTCTGTGTCAATATAAATCTTCAGTTCTGAATGACTAGGTTCACAATGTACTGTTAATATGAGTTTGCTCAACCTCAGTTGGACAGTTTAACAGTTGAACACTGCACTCAATGATTAACCTTTGGGAAGGGACAAGAAAAAATGTGAGCCAAAGCTACTGCTGATATGGGTGGCAGGCCTACTGGCAGTGGTAGACAGGCAAGGGGGACCAGCAGTGCATGTTTTAATATCTTTAGGATTATAGGAGTAACCTGAGCTCAAAATTCCCCTAGGAAACTGTAGGCATATGTTCAGACATCTTTCAGTGAGATATGTGGACAAGTAATGTTTGGACATATTCCTGTGACAGAGTTTATGCTTTAAAACATTGCTCCCACATCTCTTTATATCAGCTGAAGGCATTACTAAGGATCTAAGGGCTCATTAGTTGCATCACTCCTTAAATCCATAGACTAACGTTCCTCTAGTGCTCTTCACCACTATCAAAGCCATTGCCTTTCTgtgcaaaattatttcacttgcACTCTCCATTATCAATTatttggaaggaaggaaggaaggaaacacaGCTTGTACAATTATAACCCTACCTCATTTAATCATTTTTGCctaatattattttctaaacaaattaTATTATTTGTTTCTAACAAGAGGAGAAGCAAAAAGGAAGCATGTTGTGCCCTTATTCTCTGGACTACTCTAAATAAATTTTCCGGtcattttattaacaaaacaaTGCGTTAAACACATTGAAGTTAGATGAAGGTAATAAAACTGCTAGGCAACATTTAAATGTAAAGAGAGCATGGATAATTTAAAGAGCATGTAGCTTAAAAATTCCGTAAATAAGAAAGAAGTTAACTGAAATGGAATGAGTTTTGTCTCGTTATTAATAGAAAGCTCCCTCATAAGAGATATAAATCATCCAGTGCTGAACTAGAAAATGAATTAAGCTCCCAGTACTCTTGGAGCTTTTTAATAACTGAACTTCCACTGACAGTAACTGGTCTCTGATGAGGATTTGCCTATGATACATGGTTGAATGTTTCCCTGAAGTACAATGGTTCAAATCTAGAACAATTCAAACAAAGTTGCTTTGAATGTACTCTAGCATAGTAGAGAGTAGAGAATTTAGCCT
This DNA window, taken from Nyctibius grandis isolate bNycGra1 chromosome 8, bNycGra1.pri, whole genome shotgun sequence, encodes the following:
- the RBP2 gene encoding retinol-binding protein 2, with protein sequence MPADYNGTWEMESNENFEGYMVALDIDFATRKIAKHLKQTKEIIQDGDNFKTKTLSTFRNYELNYTVGVEFEEHTKGLDNRVVKTLVTWDGDKLICVQKGEKKNRGWKHWIEGDLLHLELTCEDQVCHQIFKKKN